One Candidatus Korarchaeum sp. genomic region harbors:
- a CDS encoding AAA family ATPase: MVLGAPGSGKTAVAKALSERLNCAYLNVGDLALEKGFIIERDVERDSYVIDEDRVREEISGILEKASCLVIETISPYAIPKERVSLVVVVRCRPSLLLRRLRERGYSGRKIRENVEYEAIDGPLFDAMEISDRVLEVDGCEGTLEEELEVAISGKRRRFDWTQDFLSILDEISKLG; encoded by the coding sequence GTGGTCCTGGGCGCGCCCGGCTCGGGTAAGACTGCGGTGGCTAAGGCCCTCTCCGAGAGATTGAACTGCGCTTACTTGAACGTAGGCGATTTAGCCTTGGAGAAGGGTTTTATCATTGAGAGGGACGTTGAAAGGGACAGTTACGTGATAGATGAGGATAGGGTGAGAGAGGAGATCTCCGGAATCCTCGAGAAGGCAAGCTGCTTAGTCATAGAGACCATCAGCCCCTACGCCATCCCTAAGGAGAGGGTCTCCCTCGTCGTGGTCGTAAGGTGCAGGCCCTCCCTACTGCTCAGGAGGTTGAGGGAGAGGGGTTACAGCGGGAGGAAGATAAGGGAGAACGTTGAGTACGAAGCCATAGATGGACCCCTCTTCGACGCCATGGAGATTAGCGATAGGGTACTCGAGGTGGATGGCTGCGAGGGGACTCTGGAGGAGGAGCTCGAGGTGGCTATAAGTGGGAAACGTAGGAGGTTCGATTGGACTCAGGACTTCCTCTCGATACTTGATGAGATCTCAAAACTGGGATAG
- a CDS encoding glycosyltransferase, which produces MDLERTLALASSLGLRLRVLPKTSHEEMCEYYWNADIVIDQFRLGALGMISLEAIACGRPVITYVSSEYEEYRGSPLKDVSDEEGIINSVRGADIRLWQEEYAYLKEHHSPRRAIERLLSIYNALI; this is translated from the coding sequence GTGGATCTCGAGAGGACCTTAGCTCTAGCGTCCTCCTTGGGCTTACGCCTGAGGGTGCTCCCGAAAACGTCGCATGAGGAGATGTGCGAGTACTATTGGAACGCAGATATAGTGATCGATCAGTTCAGATTAGGGGCGCTCGGAATGATCTCTCTTGAGGCCATAGCGTGCGGTAGGCCCGTGATAACGTACGTGTCATCGGAATACGAGGAGTACAGGGGCTCCCCGTTGAAGGACGTCTCTGATGAGGAGGGGATCATAAATTCCGTGAGAGGGGCTGATATCAGGCTATGGCAGGAGGAGTACGCTTACCTGAAGGAGCATCACTCACCGAGGAGGGCTATTGAGAGACTGTTGAGCATCTATAATGCATTAATTTAA
- the pyrH gene encoding UMP kinase has product MRGIVLLLGGRVFEGILDEGPRRLLSVADTIRELHARMSVAVVTGGSDVARRYIDAVSKVGGSKYMQDYAGILVTRLHALLTISALGEIAYPKVIESYEEAALANAMRRVAVAGGIHPGYSTDTVAAIIAERLGFDTLVKMTGVDGVYEEDPRENPEARRIEELSYDELERIVSGKPYDPGRYELLDVTSIRILRRSSIKTIILSADDPRALRGLLEGKRVGSLVR; this is encoded by the coding sequence TTGAGGGGGATCGTCCTGCTGCTCGGGGGAAGGGTCTTCGAAGGTATATTGGATGAGGGCCCTCGGAGGCTGCTGAGCGTAGCCGATACCATCAGGGAGCTGCACGCCAGGATGAGCGTGGCCGTGGTAACTGGAGGAAGCGATGTGGCTAGGAGGTACATAGATGCAGTGAGCAAGGTGGGAGGGAGCAAGTACATGCAGGACTACGCTGGTATCCTCGTGACGAGGCTCCACGCTCTGCTGACGATATCGGCCTTAGGTGAGATAGCTTACCCGAAGGTCATAGAGAGCTACGAGGAGGCTGCCCTAGCCAATGCGATGCGCAGGGTTGCCGTGGCTGGAGGCATCCACCCCGGGTACTCAACGGATACCGTTGCCGCGATAATCGCCGAGAGGCTGGGCTTCGATACCCTGGTGAAGATGACGGGGGTGGATGGGGTCTACGAGGAGGATCCTAGGGAGAACCCGGAGGCAAGGAGGATTGAGGAGCTGAGTTACGATGAGCTCGAGAGGATAGTCTCTGGGAAGCCCTACGACCCGGGGAGGTATGAGCTCCTCGACGTAACCTCGATAAGGATACTGAGGAGATCGTCGATAAAGACGATAATTTTAAGTGCTGATGATCCGAGAGCCCTCAGGGGCCTACTCGAGGGTAAGAGAGTGGGTAGCTTAGTGAGGTGA
- the twy1 gene encoding 4-demethylwyosine synthase TYW1, with protein MLSSLVSTPDHVRRLMEKQGYKFVLNHSAVKPCYWFRKAMMEGKTCYKNRFFGIPTWRCIQMSPTASFCNMQCSYCWRLNASDVPQNYRWVEVPDGVWDDPEEIAEGSIRVQRMLVQGYKGVKVFRREWVREAEEPKHAAISLTGEPMLYPRIGSLVEAFSRRGMTTFIVTNGTLPERIEGLEREPTQLYVTVPAPFERLYAEITRPLWPDAWNRLMRTLELLQSLSCPTVMRIPLIRGLNMDGKSLEGFSRLIERYQPTYVEPKAYEWVGYSRRRLSKANMPWHSEVREFAGRLAELTGYRILDESEESGIVLLSRLERAIRFY; from the coding sequence ATGTTGAGCTCGCTGGTGAGCACACCCGATCACGTTAGGAGGCTGATGGAGAAGCAGGGCTACAAGTTCGTCCTGAATCACTCGGCGGTGAAGCCCTGCTACTGGTTCAGGAAGGCGATGATGGAGGGTAAGACCTGCTACAAGAACAGGTTCTTCGGTATCCCTACCTGGAGGTGCATACAGATGAGCCCTACGGCTTCCTTCTGCAACATGCAATGTAGCTACTGCTGGAGGCTAAACGCCAGCGATGTGCCTCAGAACTACAGGTGGGTGGAGGTCCCCGACGGGGTTTGGGATGATCCTGAGGAGATAGCTGAGGGGAGCATAAGGGTCCAGAGGATGCTCGTTCAGGGTTACAAGGGCGTTAAAGTCTTCAGGAGGGAGTGGGTTAGGGAGGCCGAGGAGCCCAAGCATGCGGCGATCTCGCTGACGGGGGAGCCCATGCTCTACCCCAGGATAGGGAGCTTGGTCGAGGCCTTCTCCAGGAGGGGGATGACCACCTTCATAGTGACGAACGGTACGCTTCCGGAGAGGATAGAGGGATTGGAAAGGGAGCCAACTCAACTTTACGTGACGGTTCCAGCCCCCTTCGAGAGGCTTTATGCTGAGATAACGAGGCCCCTCTGGCCGGATGCTTGGAACAGGCTCATGAGGACGCTGGAGCTGCTTCAGTCCCTGTCGTGCCCCACGGTCATGAGGATACCCCTCATAAGGGGACTCAACATGGATGGGAAATCCTTAGAGGGGTTTTCAAGGCTGATAGAGAGATATCAGCCGACCTACGTCGAGCCCAAAGCTTACGAGTGGGTTGGGTACTCCAGGAGGAGGTTGTCGAAGGCTAACATGCCTTGGCACAGTGAGGTCAGGGAGTTCGCCGGGAGGTTGGCTGAGCTAACTGGCTACAGGATCCTGGACGAGTCCGAGGAGAGCGGCATAGTCCTGCTATCTAGGCTTGAGAGGGCCATAAGGTTCTACTGA
- a CDS encoding DUF120 domain-containing protein — MRADPSVTHLIVSLALLGATKRPVRARDLSKFMSTSRATLSRWVSRAEELGFVRSATSKKSQYIMLSEKSVELLRSIGESIEGLGWGDRVVMGEVFSGMGEGAYYMSRSGYIEGFIRIIGYKPFPGTLNLKLSYEDAVKVSEWRRKVVPYSIPGFLEGGRTFGDVEVYPVVINGEVEALSVFPKRRHYGQDVLELVHEENLREKLKLRDGDMVAVTLRSW; from the coding sequence ATGAGGGCTGACCCTTCAGTAACACACTTGATAGTCTCACTGGCCCTACTCGGGGCTACCAAGAGGCCAGTGAGGGCGAGGGATCTGAGCAAGTTCATGAGTACGTCGAGAGCAACTCTCTCGAGATGGGTCTCGAGGGCTGAGGAGCTGGGGTTCGTGAGATCAGCGACATCGAAGAAGAGTCAGTATATCATGCTATCCGAGAAGTCGGTTGAGCTCCTAAGATCGATAGGTGAGTCCATAGAGGGTCTAGGTTGGGGTGATAGGGTGGTGATGGGTGAGGTCTTCTCCGGTATGGGTGAGGGAGCTTACTACATGTCCAGAAGTGGGTATATAGAGGGCTTCATCAGGATAATTGGCTATAAGCCCTTCCCAGGTACCCTGAACCTCAAGCTGAGCTACGAGGACGCTGTGAAGGTGAGCGAGTGGAGGAGGAAGGTGGTGCCTTACTCGATACCGGGGTTCTTGGAGGGAGGACGCACCTTCGGTGATGTGGAGGTCTATCCAGTGGTGATAAACGGCGAGGTAGAGGCTCTATCCGTTTTCCCTAAGAGGAGACATTACGGTCAGGACGTGCTCGAGCTGGTTCACGAGGAGAACCTTAGGGAGAAGCTGAAACTGAGGGACGGGGATATGGTGGCGGTCACGCTGAGGAGCTGGTGA
- a CDS encoding zinc ribbon domain-containing protein, translating into MSYKSSVVFLNPKDTSKGCSRCGKINAPKGAYECGLRIDRQLNAALNLQMETFSELFEELMRARSGFTLTGGR; encoded by the coding sequence ATGTCATATAAGTCGAGTGTTGTGTTCCTCAACCCTAAGGATACGAGTAAGGGATGCTCCAGATGTGGGAAGATCAATGCCCCGAAAGGAGCTTACGAATGCGGGTTGAGGATAGATAGGCAGCTTAACGCTGCCTTAAACCTTCAGATGGAGACTTTCTCCGAGCTCTTCGAGGAGCTGATGAGGGCTCGGAGCGGGTTCACCCTAACGGGAGGCCGATGA
- a CDS encoding nucleotidyltransferase domain-containing protein, translating into MRRKYSSSVRVFFPKLSQEDVIREVSRVVSLLSESLALKKVVIFGSYAKKRYTAGSDIDLLVVFDDTQCEEDDVYKTLMKNIKLPRLELHILSLKEYEEMRNSKWIKTIDEEGIRIL; encoded by the coding sequence ATGCGGAGGAAATACTCGAGTTCTGTAAGGGTCTTCTTTCCAAAGCTTAGCCAAGAGGACGTTATAAGAGAGGTGAGTAGAGTAGTTTCTCTTCTATCTGAAAGTCTGGCCTTGAAAAAGGTTGTAATCTTTGGCTCCTACGCCAAGAAGCGCTATACTGCGGGCAGTGATATAGACCTCCTCGTGGTTTTCGACGACACGCAATGCGAGGAGGATGATGTGTATAAGACCCTAATGAAGAACATCAAGCTGCCGAGACTGGAGTTACACATCCTCTCCTTAAAGGAGTATGAGGAAATGAGGAATTCAAAATGGATCAAAACGATAGATGAGGAGGGTATCAGAATCCTGTGA
- a CDS encoding HEPN domain-containing protein, giving the protein MVERSADWIDQAEGDLEHAKHDLKYGFYDWACFSAQQSAEKAVKAVLQRLGAEAWGHSVYDLLLHLKEKEPVSTTLLEHSLELDKAYIPTRYPNAHPSSSPRRRYTREEAERLIRYAEEILEFCKGLLSKA; this is encoded by the coding sequence ATGGTTGAGAGAAGCGCGGACTGGATCGACCAGGCTGAGGGCGATTTGGAGCATGCGAAGCATGATTTGAAATATGGCTTCTACGACTGGGCCTGTTTCTCAGCGCAGCAGTCAGCGGAGAAGGCAGTTAAGGCGGTGCTTCAGAGGCTGGGTGCAGAGGCATGGGGACACTCGGTCTACGATCTTCTACTACATCTCAAGGAGAAAGAACCCGTCAGTACAACGCTGCTAGAGCATTCTCTCGAACTTGATAAGGCTTATATCCCCACTAGGTATCCAAATGCTCATCCCTCCTCTTCGCCGAGGAGGCGATACACTAGGGAGGAGGCTGAGAGGCTGATTAGGTATGCGGAGGAAATACTCGAGTTCTGTAAGGGTCTTCTTTCCAAAGCTTAG
- a CDS encoding SPASM domain-containing protein, which produces MRVRVRGGFFVPDLRLPREVHLELTNECNLSCSFCYRRSWYPETGFMSPDLFGTLLMELKGEVRSIWLDGFGEPTLHPEFEGLVKLASRDFDLNLVTNGTLLRDRVVPLADAFSNVFVSVESAIPERYRGIRGSDVISVEEGIRAIAGRTRVWLSSVLMRSTYRDLPSLVRWASELGVRGLLLSNVIPTSEEVDGERLYGAFEVDHVSEVLREAWLIATGSNMKLVVPSFRYKTERWCPFVERESLAISYDGKVSPCLFTIHGYVAWLDGKRVEVMQVSFGDLRKKPLMDIWFSEEYVTFRSLVRLSQYPSCNDCPAWDGCQISESNQYDCWGNSPSCSFCPYYRGVVQCPNDSTVRGLFQ; this is translated from the coding sequence ATGAGGGTCAGGGTTAGAGGCGGTTTCTTCGTCCCGGACCTCCGACTCCCCAGGGAGGTCCACTTGGAACTCACCAACGAGTGCAACCTGAGCTGCAGCTTCTGTTACAGGAGGAGCTGGTACCCTGAGACCGGGTTCATGAGCCCAGACCTCTTCGGGACCTTATTGATGGAGCTAAAGGGGGAAGTGAGGAGCATCTGGTTAGACGGCTTCGGGGAGCCAACCCTCCACCCCGAGTTCGAGGGTCTAGTTAAGCTAGCGTCCAGGGACTTCGATCTGAACCTAGTCACCAACGGGACGCTTTTGAGGGACAGGGTCGTTCCCTTAGCTGATGCGTTCTCCAACGTATTCGTCAGCGTGGAATCGGCGATCCCGGAGAGGTACCGCGGGATTAGGGGGTCTGATGTGATCTCCGTGGAGGAGGGAATAAGGGCCATCGCGGGGAGAACCAGGGTATGGTTATCCAGCGTCCTCATGAGGAGCACTTACCGCGATCTCCCCTCCTTGGTCAGGTGGGCCTCCGAACTGGGCGTGAGGGGGTTGCTCCTCTCGAACGTAATACCTACGAGTGAGGAGGTAGATGGGGAGAGGCTCTACGGTGCGTTCGAGGTCGATCACGTTTCTGAGGTACTTAGAGAAGCCTGGCTCATAGCTACGGGAAGCAACATGAAGTTAGTGGTCCCCTCATTCCGCTACAAGACCGAGAGGTGGTGCCCCTTCGTGGAGAGGGAGTCGCTCGCGATCAGCTACGATGGGAAGGTCTCTCCCTGCCTATTCACCATCCACGGTTACGTAGCTTGGTTAGATGGAAAGAGGGTGGAGGTTATGCAAGTAAGCTTCGGTGACCTGAGAAAAAAGCCTCTCATGGATATCTGGTTCTCTGAGGAATACGTAACCTTCAGATCGCTCGTGAGGCTCTCGCAGTACCCTTCGTGCAACGACTGCCCGGCTTGGGATGGGTGTCAGATATCCGAGAGCAACCAGTACGACTGCTGGGGGAACTCGCCGTCCTGCTCCTTCTGCCCTTACTACAGAGGCGTAGTTCAATGTCCTAATGACTCCACAGTCAGAGGGCTCTTCCAGTGA
- a CDS encoding homoserine kinase: protein MRAYCSSANLGPGYDLMGVALDAFHDVVEVELSSGRGEARVVEVSGPYSSSVPLGELNSAAEAARAALRMAEQRLDASIRIWKGVPPRRGLGSSGASAAATVRAIDEMLGGLLDDEDLVKAASEGERIASGSPHADNVAPSLLGGLVVLGSRIVRFKPDFEFLLLIPWVEVPEEKTRYMRSVIPKEVPLESFLSHCSHLSRLLLGLTLGDAKLFGEGMSYSFVDEVRAGLIPGLNELREEAMRSGALGISLSGAGPTLIALCEDCEALSRRMRERCRELSVPVTILGAALAEGASPL from the coding sequence GTGAGGGCCTACTGCTCCAGCGCTAACCTGGGGCCCGGCTACGACCTGATGGGCGTGGCCCTGGATGCCTTCCACGATGTGGTGGAGGTGGAGCTGAGCAGCGGGAGGGGCGAGGCCAGGGTGGTTGAGGTGAGCGGTCCCTACTCCTCCTCGGTACCCTTGGGGGAGCTCAACTCGGCCGCTGAAGCCGCTAGGGCGGCCCTCAGGATGGCTGAGCAGAGGCTCGACGCTTCGATAAGGATATGGAAGGGGGTTCCACCGCGTAGGGGACTCGGGAGCAGCGGTGCCTCAGCAGCGGCCACCGTTAGAGCGATAGACGAGATGCTGGGAGGACTTCTAGATGATGAGGATCTCGTTAAAGCCGCTAGTGAGGGTGAGAGAATAGCTTCGGGATCCCCTCATGCCGATAACGTGGCTCCATCCCTCTTAGGCGGCTTGGTCGTGTTGGGCAGTAGGATCGTCAGGTTCAAGCCGGACTTCGAGTTCCTCCTCCTGATCCCCTGGGTGGAAGTGCCTGAGGAAAAGACGAGGTACATGAGGAGCGTGATCCCTAAGGAGGTACCGCTTGAGAGCTTCCTGAGTCATTGCTCCCACCTGTCCCGCCTGCTACTGGGTCTCACCCTGGGTGATGCTAAGCTGTTCGGCGAGGGGATGAGTTACTCCTTCGTGGATGAGGTGAGGGCCGGGCTCATCCCCGGACTCAACGAGCTGAGGGAGGAGGCCATGAGGTCGGGAGCCCTGGGGATCTCCCTGAGTGGAGCTGGACCCACTTTGATCGCGCTTTGTGAGGACTGCGAGGCTTTATCGAGGAGGATGAGGGAGAGGTGCAGGGAGCTGAGCGTACCGGTTACCATCCTGGGGGCGGCTCTAGCCGAGGGCGCATCACCACTATGA
- the thrC gene encoding threonine synthase, with product MLQEYELECVSCGSSYGADAWLMRCPNCNGLLEPKLKETPEVSWELFRSRRFGVWRYRELLPRVPPITMLEGGTPLMEVGNKLLVKFEGSNPTGSFKDRGMSVAISVAKEEGVSSVVCASTGNTAASMSAYAARAGLKSFIILPRGKVAKGKLFQAVLHGATVIEIEGSFDDALESVMGAFSRELGLYPLNSFNPWRLEGQKTLAYEIADEIGVPDWIILPVGNAGNISAVWKGFKELRERGLIPRLPRLIGVQAEGASPIARAYREGRSEPLFVESPETVATAIRIGRPVNWPKAMRALRESGGLAVEVSDQEILEAQRKLGRMGIGVEPASASPYAAYTKLVGNEIEQDDTVVLIATGHALKDPDVVQVPEAIRVRSSDEAIRLLREVLARG from the coding sequence ATGCTCCAAGAGTACGAGCTCGAGTGTGTCAGCTGCGGATCGTCCTACGGGGCGGACGCCTGGTTGATGAGGTGTCCCAATTGCAACGGGCTCCTGGAACCGAAGCTCAAGGAGACTCCTGAGGTATCTTGGGAGCTCTTCAGGTCTAGGAGGTTCGGTGTCTGGAGGTACAGAGAGCTCCTACCCAGGGTCCCTCCGATCACGATGCTGGAGGGGGGAACTCCCCTCATGGAGGTGGGGAACAAACTCCTCGTCAAGTTCGAGGGGTCCAACCCGACCGGGTCCTTCAAGGACAGGGGGATGTCGGTGGCCATCAGCGTGGCTAAGGAGGAGGGGGTCAGCAGCGTGGTCTGCGCTTCCACGGGGAACACAGCCGCTTCTATGTCAGCTTACGCTGCTAGAGCGGGTCTCAAGAGCTTTATCATACTCCCTAGGGGTAAGGTAGCTAAGGGAAAGCTCTTCCAAGCTGTCCTGCATGGGGCTACCGTGATAGAGATAGAGGGCTCCTTCGACGACGCTCTGGAGTCCGTTATGGGAGCCTTCAGCAGGGAACTAGGCCTCTACCCCCTGAACTCCTTCAACCCCTGGAGGTTGGAGGGTCAGAAGACCTTGGCTTACGAGATAGCGGATGAGATAGGGGTTCCTGACTGGATAATACTGCCCGTGGGGAATGCCGGAAACATATCAGCGGTTTGGAAGGGGTTCAAGGAGCTCAGGGAGAGAGGACTCATACCTAGGCTCCCCAGACTGATCGGTGTGCAAGCTGAGGGTGCCTCCCCGATAGCCAGGGCTTACAGGGAGGGGAGGAGCGAGCCCCTATTCGTGGAGAGCCCTGAGACTGTGGCCACGGCCATAAGGATCGGGAGGCCCGTGAACTGGCCTAAGGCGATGAGGGCGTTGAGGGAGAGCGGAGGCTTAGCCGTTGAGGTGAGTGATCAGGAGATCTTAGAAGCTCAGAGAAAGCTGGGAAGGATGGGAATAGGAGTGGAGCCTGCTTCAGCTTCCCCTTACGCGGCTTACACGAAGTTGGTTGGTAATGAGATAGAACAAGACGATACTGTAGTCTTGATCGCGACGGGACACGCTCTTAAGGACCCTGATGTGGTGCAGGTACCTGAGGCGATCAGGGTGAGGAGCAGCGACGAGGCGATCAGGCTCCTGAGGGAGGTGTTAGCACGAGGGTGA
- a CDS encoding serine hydroxymethyltransferase, whose protein sequence is MDPFEAYRKVQSSIAEHHKWFDSSLPMIASENLASPAVRRAMSSDFGHRYAEGWVGERVYAGTRYIDEVEFIAMELVKRMFNVKFADVRPISGVVANLAVYTAFTQPGDVVMALPITKGGHISMGPLRGSEGQFIGGTAGAVRGLDVRYLAFDDQNMNIDVDKSLRRMEESRPKLVILGGSVILFPHPVREIAEGCKSIGALLHYDAAHVAGLIAGKRFQQPMEEGADVMTMSTHKTFFGPQHGAVVTNDEEKFERIKLANFPGLLSNHHLHSVAALALAAAEMLAFGEEYAEQVIRNAKSLAQALHDEGFNVVAEHLGFTESHQVLLDVDALGGGYKCEKLLEEANIIVNRNLLPWDIKRGRSFRDPGGLRLGVAELTRLGMREDEMMEIAKLYRRVLLDKEDPKKVAESVAELRRSFRNVKYAFEEGPAYGY, encoded by the coding sequence CTGGACCCGTTTGAGGCTTACAGGAAGGTGCAGTCTTCCATAGCTGAACACCATAAGTGGTTCGATTCATCCCTCCCGATGATAGCCAGTGAGAACCTAGCTAGTCCGGCGGTCAGGAGGGCCATGAGCTCGGACTTCGGCCACAGGTACGCTGAGGGCTGGGTGGGGGAGAGGGTCTACGCCGGCACCAGGTACATAGATGAGGTGGAGTTCATAGCTATGGAGCTCGTTAAGAGGATGTTCAACGTGAAGTTCGCTGATGTCAGGCCAATAAGTGGTGTGGTAGCTAACTTAGCGGTTTACACGGCCTTCACACAGCCAGGAGATGTGGTGATGGCCCTGCCCATAACGAAAGGGGGGCACATAAGCATGGGACCCCTCAGGGGGAGCGAGGGGCAGTTCATAGGGGGCACCGCGGGTGCCGTGAGGGGGCTTGACGTGAGGTATTTGGCTTTCGACGACCAAAACATGAACATAGATGTGGATAAGAGCTTGAGGAGGATGGAGGAGAGCAGGCCAAAGCTAGTGATACTGGGAGGAAGCGTGATACTCTTCCCCCACCCGGTGAGGGAGATAGCTGAGGGGTGCAAGTCGATAGGGGCACTGCTTCACTACGATGCCGCTCACGTAGCTGGCTTGATAGCTGGCAAGAGGTTCCAACAGCCGATGGAGGAGGGAGCTGATGTCATGACCATGAGCACTCACAAGACCTTCTTCGGCCCTCAACACGGTGCCGTCGTGACTAACGATGAGGAGAAGTTCGAGAGGATAAAGCTAGCGAACTTCCCAGGTTTGCTGAGCAATCATCACCTCCATTCCGTTGCGGCCCTAGCCTTAGCTGCGGCCGAGATGCTAGCGTTCGGCGAGGAGTACGCGGAGCAAGTTATCAGGAACGCTAAGTCACTGGCTCAAGCCCTGCACGATGAGGGATTCAACGTGGTTGCGGAGCACCTGGGGTTCACCGAGAGCCACCAAGTGCTCCTCGACGTGGATGCGCTGGGAGGAGGTTACAAGTGCGAGAAGCTGCTGGAGGAGGCCAACATAATAGTGAACAGGAACCTCCTGCCCTGGGACATAAAAAGGGGGAGGAGCTTCAGGGACCCGGGGGGCCTGAGGCTTGGCGTAGCTGAGCTCACCAGACTCGGTATGCGTGAGGATGAGATGATGGAGATAGCCAAGCTATACAGAAGGGTCCTGCTCGATAAGGAGGATCCTAAGAAAGTAGCTGAGAGCGTAGCTGAGCTCAGGAGGAGTTTCAGGAACGTGAAGTACGCTTTCGAGGAGGGTCCGGCTTACGGGTATTGA
- a CDS encoding M67 family metallopeptidase, translated as MRGSRRRLFIRREVLSDIVEHMDEEIPREACGLLLGISGGDVVFVRASIRARNLSESQLLYEVDPLDTYRALREAESLGLELVGVYHSHCFGEPLPSRIDLERAVPGLIYLIVSGDRRFKAFEMVEGEFKELEVSVEF; from the coding sequence TTGCGAGGATCGAGGCGGAGGCTCTTCATCCGGAGGGAAGTCCTCAGCGATATAGTCGAGCATATGGATGAGGAGATCCCGAGGGAGGCTTGCGGTTTACTCTTGGGGATCAGTGGAGGTGATGTCGTATTCGTAAGGGCCAGCATCAGAGCTAGGAATCTGAGCGAGTCCCAGTTGCTGTATGAGGTAGATCCCCTGGACACCTACAGGGCTCTGAGGGAAGCTGAATCTCTGGGCTTGGAGTTGGTGGGCGTCTACCACAGCCACTGCTTCGGAGAACCACTGCCCTCACGCATCGACTTAGAGAGAGCAGTTCCGGGGCTGATATACTTGATAGTCTCTGGAGATAGGAGATTTAAGGCTTTTGAAATGGTAGAAGGGGAATTTAAGGAACTAGAGGTCTCCGTAGAGTTCTAA
- a CDS encoding LUD domain-containing protein, whose protein sequence is MSLLHSLTDLESTEGPRPRSNLELIDKVLSGELTGRLASFVRRRYATCPNSTLNLSELASSLARSKEEALSGLDSLLATACKELEENRMKCYVAETRDEARKIVGEIVGSGKLVLKSFSLTLEECGLGEQLAAAGNDVYDTEFPSAASELGEEIDLRAYREKLEKADFGITDVASLSVDPGALFLLPRSGIERLISMVPLKHIAVVGIDQLVRSYEEGFKYVELAMRLDRELSYAGVVGGPSKTGDIEKKVVYGAHGPKEVHVILLDDGRREASTRSPFREALSIPSLGKVPCHHLWPFWKAILRMDGSKELASSLLRNGDTKHLGIDLTHLLELL, encoded by the coding sequence ATGAGCCTCCTGCACTCGCTCACGGATCTCGAATCAACCGAGGGACCTAGACCCCGATCCAACTTGGAGTTAATAGATAAGGTGCTCTCAGGGGAGCTCACCGGAAGGCTGGCGAGCTTCGTGAGGAGAAGGTACGCTACCTGCCCCAACTCCACCCTTAATCTCTCCGAACTGGCTTCGAGCTTAGCCAGATCCAAGGAGGAGGCCTTATCGGGGCTGGATTCCCTTCTAGCCACAGCTTGTAAGGAGTTGGAGGAGAACAGGATGAAGTGCTACGTCGCCGAGACGCGCGACGAGGCTAGGAAGATAGTGGGGGAGATAGTGGGTAGTGGGAAGCTCGTCCTCAAGTCCTTCTCCCTGACGCTGGAGGAGTGCGGTTTAGGGGAGCAATTGGCTGCAGCTGGCAATGACGTCTACGATACCGAGTTCCCCAGCGCTGCTAGCGAGCTAGGTGAGGAGATCGACCTTAGAGCTTACAGGGAGAAATTGGAGAAGGCTGACTTCGGGATCACCGATGTAGCGTCCCTCTCAGTGGACCCGGGGGCCCTCTTCCTCCTCCCCAGGAGCGGCATCGAGAGGTTGATTTCCATGGTTCCCCTGAAGCATATAGCCGTAGTTGGCATTGATCAGCTCGTTAGGAGCTACGAGGAGGGATTTAAATACGTGGAGCTAGCGATGAGGCTCGATAGGGAGCTCAGCTACGCTGGAGTCGTGGGCGGTCCGAGCAAGACCGGGGATATCGAGAAGAAGGTGGTCTACGGTGCTCATGGGCCCAAGGAGGTGCACGTGATACTCCTTGACGATGGGAGGAGGGAGGCATCGACCAGGAGCCCCTTCAGGGAAGCCCTCTCAATACCCTCGCTCGGGAAGGTACCCTGCCACCACTTATGGCCTTTCTGGAAGGCTATTCTCCGTATGGATGGCTCTAAGGAGCTCGCGAGCTCCTTACTGAGGAATGGTGATACTAAGCACTTGGGCATCGATTTAACCCATCTGCTCGAGCTCCTCTGA